Part of the Kushneria marisflavi genome, GTTGCCCAGAGCTGCGCACTGGTGGAGAGCGCTTCATCGTCAAAACGGCCATGCGCTCCGCGTGCCCCGGGAACCGGTTGCCAAAGGTTGTCAGGGCGGCCGGGGGGGCGACGCTCATCGGTCTGCTGACCACTGACGGCAGTGCGAGCGAGATAACGATCCAGCAGGCCGGGAAAAACCTTGTTGCCCCAGATGCTCATGATGGCCGACCGGCCGACATAGATTTCGCGGCGGCGGTGATGGGCGGCCCAGTAGACGGCGCGTGCGCCCACTTCGGGCTGATAAACCGGCGCCACCGGCCGGGCGCGGTGCGGCAGATGGCTCTTGCACCAGTCAAACTGCGGCGTGTTCAATCCCGGCATTTCCACCATGGTGACATGAACCCGGCTGCCCTCGTTGAGAAGCTCGGTACGCAGCGCCTGGGTGTAGCCCTTGATGGCATGCTTGGCACCGCAGTAGGCGCTTTGCAACGGCACCGCCCGATAGGCGAGCGCCGAACCGACCTGCACGATGGTGCCGCTGTTGCGTGCGCGCATTCGCTTGAGCGCTGCCATGGTGCCGTAGACGTTGCCGTGATAGGTGACATCGGTAACCCGACGATAGTCTTCCGGGCTCATGTCGCTCAATGAAGAAAACAGCGTCGTCATGGCGGCGTTGACCCAGACATCGATCGGGCCCAGCGCGGCTTCTATCTGCTCTGCCGCGGCCTCGACCTGGTCGGCATCAGCCACATCGGCGCTGACGACTACCGCGCGCACCCCCATGGCTTCCAGCGCCTTTTTGACCGTTTCAAGACGTCCTTCATCGCGTCCGATCAATCCGACATGACTGCCATGGCGGGCGAATTCATGAGCGATGGCACAGCCCAGTCCCGCGCCGGCACCGGTCACCACCGTCACTTCCTGTTTTCCGTCTGGCATGAGGCGCTCTCCGAAGTTCAAGCTTCAATTCATGTTGTGCCTTACTAGCGTAGACCGCTCTCTGCCGCACGAGAGGGCAAGGGAATAGGCCTAAAGAGCAATAAAAGTATCCTGATTATGGTCTAAAACTTGATTCATGCTGAATTTTACGACGGCAGGCACATTCTGGAGAACGGCATGCAGGCATCCCGGTGTATCGAGGATTATGGCTTTATCGGCAATCTGAAAACCGCAGCGCTCATTGATCGCGATGCCTGCATAGCGTGGCTCTGTCTACCACGATTCGACGCTGAGGCCTGCTGCGCGCTGCTGCTGGGAGAGCAGCACAATGGTTATTGGCAAATCTCTCCGCAGGACCCGGTCGTGTCTCGCTCGCGCCACTACCGTGGCGAGACGCTGGTGCTTGAAACCGAGTTTGAAACCGCAAGCGGGCGGGTCGCGGTGATCGATTTCATGCCGCCCATTCAGAAGGGACAGACGCATAACGATCTGGTGCGTGTAGTCGAGGGACGCCAAGGCCACGTCGAGATGCAAAGCCGGGCCCTCTTTCGTTTTGATTACGGCCGGGTGGCGCCTTTCTCGCACTATCAGGATGGCGTCATGTCGGCCGTGGTCGGGCCTGACAGTTTGCGTCTGGTATCAGAGGCAGCCCTTGAAGAAAATGAAGAAGGCGTCTGCTGCGCCCGGTTCAATGTCGCTTCCGGTGAGCGCGTCGCCTTTGTGTTGACCTGGCACCTTGCCTGGCAAACACCTCCGGAAGTCCTGGATGCCGATCTTGAACAGCAGGCGGTAGAACAGTGGTGGCAGCAGTGGAGCAGTCGTTGTGAGATTGACGATCGATATCGTGCGCCGGTCATACGCTCCCTGATTACCCTTAAGGCGCTGACCGATGCCGATACAGGCGGTATCCTGGGGGCAGCGACGACCTCCTTGCCCGAAATCAGTGGTGGAGAAGCCAACTGGGACTATCGCTACACCTGGCTGCGAGATGCCTCGTTTGTGCTGCATGCGCTGCTGGATAGTGGCTATCGGGAGGAGGCCGAGGCCTGGCGCTCATGGCTGCTGCGCGCGGTGGCTGGCGGGCCTGAAAGCCTGCAGCCCATGTATGGCATCGGTGGCGAGCGGCGCCTTGTGGAGCATGAGTTGCCGTGGCTGGCAGGCTTTAATGGGGCAACACCAGTGCGCATTGGCAACGGCGCCTGGCAGCAACAACAGCTGGATGTCTACGGTGAAGTCATGGATGCCCTGCACCGGGCGCGCCGACACGCACTGGCGCCTGAAAGCGATCTCTGGCACGTGCAATATCAGCTGCTGGAATATCTGGAGCAGCATTGGCAGGAGCCCGGTGCCGGCCTCTGGGAGCTGCGTGGTCCACAACGCCATTATACGCACTCCAGAGTCATGGTCTGGGTGGCCTTTGATCGCGCGGTCAAGGCAGTGGAATACTTTGATATGAAAGGTGATCTCGAGCGCTGGAAGGCACTGCGACAGCAGGTGCACGATGAAGTGTGCGCCCAGGGGTTCAATGCCCGTCGTCAGAGCTTTGTCCAGTATTACGGTGGTGATGAGCTCGACGTGTCGGCACTACTGCTACCCCTGATGGGATTCTTGCCGGCAGACGATCCGCGCATGGTCAGCACGGTTGATCTCATTCGCAAGGAGCTGGGCTACGATGATTTTCTATATCGTTTCCTGACCGATAAAAAGCAGGCGTGTCTGACAGATGGCGAAGGCGCCTTTGTGATCGGCTGCTTCTGGCTGGTAGATAATCTGGTGCTTCAGGAGCGACATGATGAGGCCCAGGCCCTTTTTGACCGGCTGCTGGAAATTCGTAACGATCTGGGACTGATGTCGGAGGAGTATGACCCGCGTTGCCGGCGTCAGCTGGGCAACGTCCCGCAGGCCTTTTCGCATGTCGGTCTGATCAACAGTGCCCACCTGCTGGCCCGGGGCGCTTGCTCATCGAAGGGGTATCCCTGATCAGGGCAGCGTCAGGCGCGGGGTGAGCCCCGCGCCGCAGTCATGCCGATGGCATTGGTGATCCTTGATTATTTTCGGACCTCCTGCTGCTCTTTCTGGATCTTCTCGTCTGGCGATACCGGACAGCCCCCACAAGGTATGCCGCTCCGCCTCGATACCTGCTACCACATGGGCAGCCATGCGCTCTCCGATCAGGCCGGTGCGCAGGTTTACATGGGAAATTCCTTGAGCGTCAGGAATGCTGGCAGCATCTGCCTCATATTCCTGCGTGGCAACCGCAGAAAATCAGCGTTGAGCATCGATACAATAAAATGCGCCCGCCGGGATAATCCGACGGGCGCAGGAGAGGCAGCGCATCGAGAGGCTCAGGCGTTCTGCGTTACCGGCCGATTTCTCAGGGCCGGGAAATCAAATAGCGCTCGCCCCGGGCCGTGATCCAGCAGGTAACGCACCAGCAGACAGCCAGCACAGACAACGGTGGCGATGATGATGGGCAGCGCGACGGCAATGGCCTGACCCAGTGACCCGCTGAGTTCAACATCGACCATCACAAGCGTCAGGGGGTGAACCAGCAGCATATGAATGACGTACACCGGCAGGGTCCGCTTGCCCAGGGCCTGCAGGGTGCGCATTTGCCAGAAGCGCAGAATCAGGCTCAGAGTGTCGATGGCAAACGAAACCATCAGACAGGAGAGAAAAAGCTGTGTCGCCGGCAGATAAAAAATGCCCAGCTGACGTGCTACGGCCATCGAAGCTAGCAGCCCTGCACCCACCAGGACCCAGCGTTTGGCGCTGAATTCGGCATAAACATGAGCAATCCGGTCGCGACCAAAGCAGCCCATGGCGTAGAAAATGCCGTAGTCCAGCAGCTTTTTGAAGTTCCAGACATCCGTGATGTACTCGGAGAAGATCTGCAGTAGAGCCAGTACAATCAGAAGCGGAATGGCGACCCGATTGAAGGTCTTGCAGACCACAAAGTAGAGCACCAGCGCATAGAGATACCAGATGCCGCTGTCGGCCAGAAAGACACCACGAACGAACTCGATGATGTTGAGCGTGTAGGCCTCACCGGGAATGATTTCGGCGGCGCCTGGAATTTGCGTGCGCATGAGTGAGATCGCGATCCAGTTGATCGCCATCCACAGCAGATAGAGCCAGAACAGGGTTGCCACACGGGATTTAAACGTTTCCTGCCAGCTCTTGCGGGTAATGGCCGAGTGCGCAAGAAAGCCGGAAATCAAAAAGAACAGCGGCATGCGCAGCGGCTTGAAGGCTGTCAACGCACCGGTCCACCAGCTATCCAGTGGCAGGCTGCCAAAATCGATCTGAGCGTAGGAAAAAATGGTGGTATGCCACAGTACCACCATGAAAATGCAGGCGCCCTTGGCGGCATCAATCCAGGCGATACGCTGACCGCCATGAACAGGAGAAGTTGTAGTCATGGGAGGGATCGCAGCGGTTAAATTTGCGATATTGTAAAGCAGCGCAGCATGCCCGGCTAAGACTTATGGCTCAGATGTTGTCATAAAATTTATTTAACTGATATCGGATGGTTATTGGTATCTAAAAAGATACCGATAATGAATAAAAGACATAAAAAATTATCTATTTTAAATGTTGGAAACTTTTTTAAACACAAGAGGTAGGGCACCATCCTTTCGACAGGGTGATGCCCGGTATCGAGATGATTACTTGCTGTCGGACTTTTTATTGCTGTCTTGCTCCTTCTTTGCGCTTTGCGTCTGCTGATTGTCCTCCAGCAGATCTGCCACGGAGTCGAGGATTTCCTTGGGACGAAACGGGTAGCGTTCGACTTCGGAGTGATCAGCGATACCGGTGAGTACCAGCACGGTATGCAGCCCGGCCTCGATACCGGCGACCACGTCGGTATCCATGCGATCGCCGATCATGCCGGTACGCATGGAGTGAGCGCCCAGCTTGTTGAGCGCCGAGCGAAACATCATCGGGTTGGGTTTGCCCACCACATAGGGCTCGCGTTTGGTCGCGCTGGTGATCAACGCCGCTACCGCACCGGTGGCCGGTAGCGGGCCTTCCTGGCTGGGGCTGGTCACATCGGGGTTGGTGACAATGAAACGGGCGCCTGCATTGATCAGACGAATGGCGCGGGTAATGGCCTCAAACGAGTAGGTTCGCGTCTCGCCCAGCACCACGTAGTCCGGATCGGTATCCGTCATGACAAAGCCGGCTTCATGCATGGCCGTGGTGATGCCGGCCTCGCCAATGATGAAGGCCGATCCACCGGGCGACTGATCCTTCAAAAAGGCGGCGGTGGCCAGCGCCGAGGTCCAGAGCTGCTCCTCGGGGACCTCGATACCGCTGCGCGCCAGGCGTGCACTGAGATCGCGCGGGGTATAGATCGAGTTATTGGTCAGCACCAGAAAGGGCTTTTTCTTCTCCCGCCACTGATTGATCAGCTCGGCAGCTCCCGGAATGGCCTTGTTTTCATGCACCAGCACCCCGTCCATATCGGTCAGCCAGCAATCAACGTCGCGCTCCATCTTCTTGCCTGTCGTCACAATGTGTTCCCCCCTGATAGGTGATGCTCTTCAGCATAGCGTTATAAAGCTCGTCATGCCCTTGTAGCGCACGGCTTCATGTTAATGCGGGAACAGGAGGCACGACCCATATCGTTATATCGTGACTATTTTATGTAGAGATTTTTAATGATAAAAATCGTCAAAATTAAAAAACATTGTTTATTAAATAGAGGCCAAAGGAAAATCAAAGAATCCTTTAATACAGTTTTAATGCTGGCTTCAATGTTTAATATTTCCTTCATTTTAAAGCCATTATTTTTGAAAAAACGCTATTGAATACTGGAACCAGCGGCTTTAATTGTGGTCTTTTAACGTCAGCGATTGAAAATCGGATGCGTTAATAAATTATTAATGATTGTGAGCCTTTTCTCGCAATGGATGCCCTGACCAGGTGATGTGATGTCTCTGAAAACAGCGGTTCGCACCAATACAATTCTTAAAACACTCGCGCAGGGTATTGAAAAAAGAGCACGCCGCGGCGTGACCTTTCTCATTACGAAACCCCTTCGAAAAAGTGAAAGCGTTGACGTCGAAAACCTTCAGGGCCCGTTAAAAATACTGCTGGTGCGACCCAACTATCGCATCGGCAATGCATTGATCATGTCGCCTGTCATCGAAACCTTTCGACAGCGTTTCCCTGATGCCCGAATTGACCTTCTCACGACTGACAGCACCCGGTCGCTGTTTCGCCATCAGCGGCTGGACCGCGTTCTGACCCTGTCGCGTGATGCTATCGTGCGCCCATGGCGTTTTCCCGCCATGATTCGCCAGCTGCGTCAGGAGCGATATGACCTTGCCGTACAGGTGGGCCCCAGCTCGCTGACCGGACTGATCTTCGTGCGTTGTATTAAAAGCCGCTACACCATGGGCAAGGGCAAGCGCGGACAGCGCTGGTTCGATATCGAAGTCAGCGGCGATCAGGCCCATGCCTACGACATTCCTCAGATGTTTGCCCGGGCGCTTGAAACGCCCTGTCGCGATCGCCCGCTGATGCGGCTAAGCCATGGAGAGTGCAGCATCGGGCGCGGTGAACTCGAAGAGCTGGGCATCGATTTTGATGATGCCGGGCGGCCAGCCCCCTTCGTGGCGCTGTTTGTAGGAGGTCATCTCGACAAGCGTCTGCCCCTGAGCTTCTGGCAGGAGAGCATCAAGGCACTGGAGGCGGCTGGTCAGCGCTACGTGGTGTTTGTAGGTCCCGAAGAGCTGCGCCATGCGCCCATGCTTGAACAGGAGATGGCCAATAGTCGCTATGGTGCGCTCTGTCGGCCCCGGCCGCTGCGTATCTTTGCGGCCATGTTGCACTACGCTCGCTATCTCGTCAGCCCTGACTCCGGGCCACTGCATATTGGCGCGGCGCTGGATGTGCCGGTCATGGCGCTGGTGCAAAAGCGCAAGTCACTGAAGTTTGTCCCGCGCGGGCCGCTGGACATTGTGCTCTGGCAGCCGAATGCCCGCCAGCTGGTGGCGGCCGTGACCACGCCCGAGCTGTATCAGGGCCGTCGTGAGGTGGAGGCATTTGAGGCCAGCATGACTGCGGATATGACGCTGACGTCGTCGGCACCTCAGATGCCCTGAACGCTTTGGTCATCGCCATGTCGTCCGTTCACTATCGTGCTGGCGACGTGGCCGAGACTCTGCGAAGGCGTGATCGTCGCAGGCCCAGCCAGGCATTGCCCAGCAGCGTGACCAGCGTCAGCAGCCCGCCGTAGAGCGTGGCCTCCGGCGGGTTCTCGCCTAAAAGCCACCAGACCCACAGCGTGCCCAGAATCGCCTCGACCAGATAGAACAGCGCCACTTCGGCAGAAGGCAGATAGCGGGTGGCGTTGTTGATCAGTGCCGTGGCCAGCGGCATCTGAATCAGTCCCATGACGGCGAGCACCACATAGCTCTGTGTCTCCAGTGCCAGCGGCGTTGCCATGGGCCACGCCACCAGGGCCGTCATTATCCCACCGCCGGCAATCAGGGGAAGGCGGTCCAGGGTCTGGTAGCGTCGCAGCAGCGTCAGATTGGCGCCCACGGCCATGGCGGCACCGAGTGCGTACATATCGCCGAGTAGCCCCTCGCCGGTCAATGAGCCGGCAAAGACAATCACCAGCCCCAGCATGGCAAGGCCGATTGCGATCCAGGTTCTTGCTGCTACCTGCTCCTGTAGAAACAGCCGGGTGAAAATGGCCGCAAACAGGGGTGCGGTGCTCAAAATGACCACCACGTTGGCCACACGGGTATGCATCACCGCCATCACGAACAAAAGCGAGATGGCCGCCAGCAGCCCGGCAGAGATCAGCGACACGCCGCGATGGGCGTTGAGCGTGGCCAGTCGCCGGCGCTGGCAGTAGAAAAGCCCCATGACGATGGCCATCAGTGCGCCGCGCCAGAAGGCGATGTTCCAGCCGTCGGTACCTGCCAGCCGAACCAGCAGGCTGTCGAAGCTCAGAACAACGATACCGACGGTGGCCAGCATCAGCCCGCGTGAGTGACGGGCGGCAGCATCGCAGGGCAGGGCGGCCATGGCACGAGTCTCCTTGACGACAACCGCGATGCAGCGGCTGTCGTGTCAGTGGTGCATTGATCGCAGTCATTAACGATCCAGGAAGTTTTCATCCTGGCAGGCAGTGCCCGGCGCCCTGTTCTCCATGCGTCATCGGGGAGACCAGAGGCGACCGCCCTGCTCAGATACGGCGCTCCTTGAGCCGCCGCAGACTGCATACGGTGTCAAACCAGGCCTGGTTGCCGATCAATGGCTCGGGATTGATGGGCTGCAGGGCATTAACGTTGACGCCATTGCCGCGCCCGCCCAGACGCTTGTCCCACCACAGGTGATCACGCAGGTCGTCGCGCTCGGGCGCCGGTCCATAAGCCTTGTGGCCAAGCGCAGCCTCCTGAGCTCTTGATCCCTGACGCGCCATGGCCGCACGTCCGGAGACGACGTAGCCCAGACTGTTGGAGATGGCGACCACTCGCGGATGAATGCCTTCGGTCACCACCACGCGCACCTGCTGGCTGCCGATCGGCTCGCCGGTACCGCGAAAGGCCCGGTCCCCCCGGTCGCTGCTGAGCGGGCGATAGGTGGTCAGTTCGACCAGATCCCCCGAGACGATGCCCAGACGCGTCGCGGTGCCCGGATTGATCCACATCGGGTTGTCGTGAACGATTTCGCTGAGGTACTTCTGATTGGCCGTGCGCCCCTGGGTATGCACGTTCCACTTGAAGCTGGTCAGAATGAAGCGATCCTCCGGCAGATCCACATGGGCCGGCACCGGTAGATAGCCCGGCAGCCCGTCATGGTGGATGCCCTGTTCTCTGGCGACCTCGGCCACTTCCCGGCTGTAGATCTCAAAGCGCCGTGAGGGCGTGCCAAACCCGCGCACGGCACGCGGCGCACCGCCCTCATCGATCATCAGTCCGATGGCCTGTTCTTGCCCCTTATTGTCACGCTGAAGGATCACGCCTCTATCGTCATCGATGCGCGCCCCGGCAAGCTCGGCGTCACTCAAGACCCGGCGATGCACCTCGTAGCTTTTGGGGACCTCATCGACGCGGGCGCCGTGGCGCTTCATCCATTCAAAGCCATCGGCCTCATCGCCTGCAGGGATGTGGCGACACTGATGGCGCACGAAGGCCTCGTGATCGCCGAACTCGAAATAGCGCGCCTGCTCCGGGCCCAGCCGCCGGCCGATATCAAACAACACGTCGGCGTAGCTGCGCGCCTCGCCCGGCGGGGCCACCATGGGCTGGCGCAGGGTCACAAAGTGGCGAAGTTCGGGGCTGCTGCGGGTTTCAAGCCCCCAGCGCTCCAGGTAGGTGGCATCCGGCAGTATCAGGTCGGCGTAGTGCGCCATCTCGGAATAGACCACATCCGAGCAGGCGTGAAAGGGGATCAGCGATTCATCCTTGAGCACCCCGACCGTTGTGGTGCGCCCCTCCGGCCAGTTCATGGGCGAGCTGATGGTATAGGAGAGATAGACATCCACTTTTGCGCGCCCCTGGCGGATGTATTCATAGACGATCTGACCCACCTTCATCTTCTGCCAGCGGTTGGCCAGCGGCCATTCCGGTGGATCTTCCAGATCGGTCCTGACGGCAGGTTTGGGCGGGATGGGCTCGGGCTGCGGATAGCGCTCGGCGCGCAGCTTTTCTTCCGTACCGTAGCAGTAGCCACCGGGCCGTCCGATGGAGCCGACCAGCGCGTTGAGCATGACTACGGCGCGCTCGGCATTCATGCCGTTGTAGTGCGAGCCGGTGCCACGGTTTGTGAAGGCCACGGCGGTGGGCCGGGCACGCGCAAAGGCCAGTGCGACCCGTTCGATATCGGCGGCGGCAAGGCCTGATTCGGCGGCCGCCCATTCGGGAGTGTAATCGCTCAGGAAGTCGATGATCTCGGTGGCCGAGAGATTGACGAAGTGCTCGACAAACTCACGGTCAAACTCACTCTCGCGCATGATGACATGCGCCATGGCCAGCGCCACGGCCCCTTCGGTACCGGGAAAGGGGGCGAACCATTCATCGCTGCGCCCGGCGGTGTTGGAAAGCCTCACATCGAAAGTCACCAGCGTCGCGCCGTGATCAAAGCGGGCCTTGATGACGCGCTTGACCAGATGCAGCCCGCCCTGGTGGGCTTCATAAAAGTTAGAGCCAAAGTTGAGAAAATAACGACAGCGTTCGGCGTCGATCGACTCCCAGTCGGTGTCGCCCAGGCTCACATAGTTGGCGCCGCGCTTGCTCGAGGAGCACAGGGCGCGGTGGTTGAGCTGGACCGGTGAGCCGATGGCGCCCAGAAAGCGCTTGATTTCGGTATTGATGCGCGAGCGCCCGGCATGCAGCACCACCCGCTCGGGATGGCCGTCATCGATGCTTTTTTGAATCCGTCCGGCAATCTCGTCATAGGCTTCCTCCCAGCTGATGCGCTGCCACAGACCTTCCCCCCGAGCGCCGGCCCGCTTGAGCGGGTAGACCAGACGCTCGGGATAGTCATTGATGGTCGGCCCGCTCTGACCCTTGGCGCAGGTCATGTAACTGCCCATGTTGGGATCTTTCGGATTGCCCCGAATCTTGACCACCCGGTCATCGATGACAAACCCCTCGATGCCGCACACGGTCGAGCAGTTGAGGCATACGCTTT contains:
- a CDS encoding SDR family oxidoreductase; amino-acid sequence: MPDGKQEVTVVTGAGAGLGCAIAHEFARHGSHVGLIGRDEGRLETVKKALEAMGVRAVVVSADVADADQVEAAAEQIEAALGPIDVWVNAAMTTLFSSLSDMSPEDYRRVTDVTYHGNVYGTMAALKRMRARNSGTIVQVGSALAYRAVPLQSAYCGAKHAIKGYTQALRTELLNEGSRVHVTMVEMPGLNTPQFDWCKSHLPHRARPVAPVYQPEVGARAVYWAAHHRRREIYVGRSAIMSIWGNKVFPGLLDRYLARTAVSGQQTDERRPPGRPDNLWQPVPGARGAHGRFDDEALSTSAQLWATTHRRELGLMAGALVIVGSLLKAGSRRSTRRLKRR
- a CDS encoding glycoside hydrolase family 15 protein — translated: MQASRCIEDYGFIGNLKTAALIDRDACIAWLCLPRFDAEACCALLLGEQHNGYWQISPQDPVVSRSRHYRGETLVLETEFETASGRVAVIDFMPPIQKGQTHNDLVRVVEGRQGHVEMQSRALFRFDYGRVAPFSHYQDGVMSAVVGPDSLRLVSEAALEENEEGVCCARFNVASGERVAFVLTWHLAWQTPPEVLDADLEQQAVEQWWQQWSSRCEIDDRYRAPVIRSLITLKALTDADTGGILGAATTSLPEISGGEANWDYRYTWLRDASFVLHALLDSGYREEAEAWRSWLLRAVAGGPESLQPMYGIGGERRLVEHELPWLAGFNGATPVRIGNGAWQQQQLDVYGEVMDALHRARRHALAPESDLWHVQYQLLEYLEQHWQEPGAGLWELRGPQRHYTHSRVMVWVAFDRAVKAVEYFDMKGDLERWKALRQQVHDEVCAQGFNARRQSFVQYYGGDELDVSALLLPLMGFLPADDPRMVSTVDLIRKELGYDDFLYRFLTDKKQACLTDGEGAFVIGCFWLVDNLVLQERHDEAQALFDRLLEIRNDLGLMSEEYDPRCRRQLGNVPQAFSHVGLINSAHLLARGACSSKGYP
- a CDS encoding acyltransferase family protein encodes the protein MTTTSPVHGGQRIAWIDAAKGACIFMVVLWHTTIFSYAQIDFGSLPLDSWWTGALTAFKPLRMPLFFLISGFLAHSAITRKSWQETFKSRVATLFWLYLLWMAINWIAISLMRTQIPGAAEIIPGEAYTLNIIEFVRGVFLADSGIWYLYALVLYFVVCKTFNRVAIPLLIVLALLQIFSEYITDVWNFKKLLDYGIFYAMGCFGRDRIAHVYAEFSAKRWVLVGAGLLASMAVARQLGIFYLPATQLFLSCLMVSFAIDTLSLILRFWQMRTLQALGKRTLPVYVIHMLLVHPLTLVMVDVELSGSLGQAIAVALPIIIATVVCAGCLLVRYLLDHGPGRALFDFPALRNRPVTQNA
- a CDS encoding HAD-IIA family hydrolase, producing the protein MTTGKKMERDVDCWLTDMDGVLVHENKAIPGAAELINQWREKKKPFLVLTNNSIYTPRDLSARLARSGIEVPEEQLWTSALATAAFLKDQSPGGSAFIIGEAGITTAMHEAGFVMTDTDPDYVVLGETRTYSFEAITRAIRLINAGARFIVTNPDVTSPSQEGPLPATGAVAALITSATKREPYVVGKPNPMMFRSALNKLGAHSMRTGMIGDRMDTDVVAGIEAGLHTVLVLTGIADHSEVERYPFRPKEILDSVADLLEDNQQTQSAKKEQDSNKKSDSK
- a CDS encoding glycosyltransferase family 9 protein; this translates as MSLKTAVRTNTILKTLAQGIEKRARRGVTFLITKPLRKSESVDVENLQGPLKILLVRPNYRIGNALIMSPVIETFRQRFPDARIDLLTTDSTRSLFRHQRLDRVLTLSRDAIVRPWRFPAMIRQLRQERYDLAVQVGPSSLTGLIFVRCIKSRYTMGKGKRGQRWFDIEVSGDQAHAYDIPQMFARALETPCRDRPLMRLSHGECSIGRGELEELGIDFDDAGRPAPFVALFVGGHLDKRLPLSFWQESIKALEAAGQRYVVFVGPEELRHAPMLEQEMANSRYGALCRPRPLRIFAAMLHYARYLVSPDSGPLHIGAALDVPVMALVQKRKSLKFVPRGPLDIVLWQPNARQLVAAVTTPELYQGRREVEAFEASMTADMTLTSSAPQMP
- a CDS encoding DMT family transporter codes for the protein MAALPCDAAARHSRGLMLATVGIVVLSFDSLLVRLAGTDGWNIAFWRGALMAIVMGLFYCQRRRLATLNAHRGVSLISAGLLAAISLLFVMAVMHTRVANVVVILSTAPLFAAIFTRLFLQEQVAARTWIAIGLAMLGLVIVFAGSLTGEGLLGDMYALGAAMAVGANLTLLRRYQTLDRLPLIAGGGIMTALVAWPMATPLALETQSYVVLAVMGLIQMPLATALINNATRYLPSAEVALFYLVEAILGTLWVWWLLGENPPEATLYGGLLTLVTLLGNAWLGLRRSRLRRVSATSPAR
- a CDS encoding molybdopterin-containing oxidoreductase family protein, coding for MKRRSFIKAGIAALAGLRKGEYIYLGVGGALGAAAVGGALMTPSLPRKVKNDYNRARSVKSVCLNCSTVCGIEGFVIDDRVVKIRGNPKDPNMGSYMTCAKGQSGPTINDYPERLVYPLKRAGARGEGLWQRISWEEAYDEIAGRIQKSIDDGHPERVVLHAGRSRINTEIKRFLGAIGSPVQLNHRALCSSSKRGANYVSLGDTDWESIDAERCRYFLNFGSNFYEAHQGGLHLVKRVIKARFDHGATLVTFDVRLSNTAGRSDEWFAPFPGTEGAVALAMAHVIMRESEFDREFVEHFVNLSATEIIDFLSDYTPEWAAAESGLAAADIERVALAFARARPTAVAFTNRGTGSHYNGMNAERAVVMLNALVGSIGRPGGYCYGTEEKLRAERYPQPEPIPPKPAVRTDLEDPPEWPLANRWQKMKVGQIVYEYIRQGRAKVDVYLSYTISSPMNWPEGRTTTVGVLKDESLIPFHACSDVVYSEMAHYADLILPDATYLERWGLETRSSPELRHFVTLRQPMVAPPGEARSYADVLFDIGRRLGPEQARYFEFGDHEAFVRHQCRHIPAGDEADGFEWMKRHGARVDEVPKSYEVHRRVLSDAELAGARIDDDRGVILQRDNKGQEQAIGLMIDEGGAPRAVRGFGTPSRRFEIYSREVAEVAREQGIHHDGLPGYLPVPAHVDLPEDRFILTSFKWNVHTQGRTANQKYLSEIVHDNPMWINPGTATRLGIVSGDLVELTTYRPLSSDRGDRAFRGTGEPIGSQQVRVVVTEGIHPRVVAISNSLGYVVSGRAAMARQGSRAQEAALGHKAYGPAPERDDLRDHLWWDKRLGGRGNGVNVNALQPINPEPLIGNQAWFDTVCSLRRLKERRI